One part of the Vitis riparia cultivar Riparia Gloire de Montpellier isolate 1030 chromosome 15, EGFV_Vit.rip_1.0, whole genome shotgun sequence genome encodes these proteins:
- the LOC117931608 gene encoding agamous-like MADS-box protein MADS3, with amino-acid sequence MGRGRVELKRIENKINRQVTFSKRRNGLLKKAYELSVLCDAEVALIIFSSRGKLYEFGSAGTTKTLERYQRVCYTPQDNNMECETQSWYQEVSKLKAKYESLQRTQRHLLGEDLGPLSVKELQNLEKQLEGALAQARQRKTQMMIEQMEDLRRKERQLGDLNKQLKLKLEAEGQSLKAIQGSWNPSTTTAGNSSFPVHPSQSNPMDCEPEPILQIGYHHYVPAEGPSVSKSMAGESNFIQGWVL; translated from the exons atggggAGAGGAAGAGTGGAGCTGAAGAGGATAGAGAACAAGATCAACCGTCAAGTTACCTTCTCCAAACGCAGAAATGGTCTGCTCAAGAAGGCCTATGAGCTATCTGTGCTTTGTGATGCTGAGGTTGCTCTCATCATCTTCTCTAGCCGCGGCAAGCTCTATGAGTTTGGCAGTGCTGG TACTACCAAAACCCTAGAGCGGTATCAACGTGTCTGCTACACTCCTCAAGACAACAATATGGAATGTGAAACACAG AGTTGGTACCAAGAGGTGTCAAAGTTAAAGGCAAAATATGAATCTCTCCAGCGCACCCAAAG GCATTTGCTTGGAGAAGATCTTGGACCTCTGAGTGTTAAAGAACTGCAAAATCTTGAGAAACAGCTTGAAGGAGCTCTAGCACAAGCTAGGCAAAGGAAG ACCCAAATGATGATAGAACAAATGGAAGACCTTCGCAGGAAG GAGCGACAGCTTGGGGATCTAAACAAACAGCTCAAACTTAAG CTTGAGGCCGAGGGACAAAGTCTTAAAGCCATTCAAGGTTCATGGAACCCCAGTACTACAACTGCTGGAAACAGCAGCTTCCCTGTGCATCCTTCCCAATCTAACCCAATGGACTGCGAACCGGAACCCATCTTGCAAATTGG GTACCATCACTATGTTCCAGCAGAAGGGCCGTCTGTTTCAAAGAGCATGGCTGGTGAGAGCAACTTCATCCAAGGGTGGGTTCTTTGA